In Saccharothrix violaceirubra, the following are encoded in one genomic region:
- a CDS encoding GntR family transcriptional regulator: MEFRIDRSSGLPAYLQLVRQVREALRLGWIGPGDRLPTVREVVASSGVNANTVLKAYRELELSGLVEARQGSGTFVKATLGSTDPAVLAELRGRFAAWVREARDAGLDNEDVDALVRSVLSDEGEVG, from the coding sequence GTGGAGTTCCGCATCGACCGGTCCAGTGGTCTCCCCGCGTACCTGCAGCTCGTGCGGCAGGTGCGCGAGGCGTTGCGGCTGGGGTGGATCGGTCCGGGTGACCGGCTGCCGACCGTGCGCGAAGTGGTGGCGAGCAGCGGTGTCAACGCGAACACGGTGCTCAAGGCGTACCGCGAGCTGGAGTTGTCCGGGCTCGTGGAGGCGCGTCAGGGCTCGGGGACGTTCGTGAAGGCCACGCTGGGGTCGACCGACCCCGCCGTGCTCGCGGAGCTGCGCGGCCGGTTCGCCGCCTGGGTCCGGGAGGCCCGCGATGCCGGACTGGACAACGAGGACGTGGACGCGCTGGTGCGCTCCGTCCTGTCGGACGAAGGGGAAGTCGGATGA
- a CDS encoding acyl-CoA dehydrogenase, producing MDPNFGTYQLAEEHEALREAVRALADKEIAPHAADVDERERFPTEALNALVKSGFAAVHVPAEYDGQGADSVATCIVIEEVARVCASSSLIPAVNKLGTMPILLAASEDLKRQVLPSIASGEAMASYALSEREAGSDTASMRARARLDGDHWVLNGTKCWITNAGESAWYTVMAVTDPDAPKKSQGISAFVVHKDDPGFVVGSKERKLGIKGSPTREIHFENCTIPEDRIIGEPGTGLKTALRTLDHTRPTIGAQAVGIAQGALEAAVAYVKDRKQFGTAISDFQGVQFMLADMAMKVEAARHMVYVAAAKAERGEPNIGFITAAAKCFASDVAMSVTTDAVQLFGGAGYTRDFPVERMMRDAKITQIYEGTNQIQRVVMSRALLRG from the coding sequence GTGGACCCCAACTTCGGTACCTACCAGCTCGCCGAAGAGCACGAGGCGCTCCGCGAGGCCGTCCGAGCCCTCGCGGACAAGGAGATCGCGCCGCACGCGGCCGACGTCGACGAGCGTGAGCGGTTCCCGACGGAGGCGCTGAACGCGCTGGTCAAGTCGGGTTTCGCGGCGGTCCACGTGCCCGCGGAGTACGACGGCCAGGGCGCGGACTCGGTCGCCACCTGCATCGTGATCGAGGAGGTGGCGCGCGTCTGCGCGTCGTCGTCGCTGATCCCGGCCGTGAACAAGCTGGGCACGATGCCGATCCTGCTGGCGGCGTCGGAGGACCTCAAGCGCCAGGTGCTCCCGTCGATCGCGTCCGGCGAGGCGATGGCGTCCTACGCGTTGTCCGAACGTGAGGCGGGCTCCGACACGGCGTCCATGCGCGCGCGTGCGCGGCTGGACGGCGACCACTGGGTGCTCAACGGGACGAAGTGCTGGATCACCAACGCGGGCGAGTCGGCCTGGTACACGGTGATGGCCGTGACCGACCCGGACGCCCCGAAGAAGTCGCAGGGCATCTCGGCGTTCGTGGTGCACAAGGACGACCCGGGCTTCGTCGTGGGGTCCAAGGAGCGCAAGCTGGGCATCAAGGGCTCGCCCACGCGGGAGATCCACTTCGAGAACTGCACGATCCCCGAGGACCGCATCATCGGCGAGCCGGGCACGGGCCTGAAGACCGCGTTGCGCACCCTGGACCACACCCGTCCCACCATCGGCGCCCAGGCCGTCGGCATCGCGCAGGGCGCGCTGGAAGCCGCGGTCGCCTACGTCAAGGACCGCAAGCAGTTCGGCACCGCGATCTCCGACTTCCAGGGCGTCCAGTTCATGCTGGCCGACATGGCGATGAAGGTGGAGGCGGCCCGGCACATGGTCTACGTGGCGGCGGCGAAGGCCGAGCGCGGCGAGCCGAACATCGGCTTCATCACGGCCGCCGCCAAGTGCTTCGCGTCGGATGTCGCCATGTCCGTCACGACGGACGCCGTGCAGCTCTTCGGCGGCGCGGGCTACACCCGTGACTTCCCGGTGGAGCGCATGATGCGCGACGCGAAGATCACCCAGATCTACGAGGGCACGAACCAGATCCAGCGCGTGGTCATGTCGCGCGCGCTGCTCCGGGGCTGA
- a CDS encoding SRPBCC domain-containing protein, whose translation MSTWTTPSPVELALTRSFDAPQELVFAAFTDPARVVNWLLGPEGWTMPVCEIDLRQGGRWHMEWRRADGSELSTDGEYLEVTPCSRTQQTESWGGDWARTVNTTEFVADGASRTTVVRTMWFPSREARDRALGAGMDDGATASYDRLEAYLKTL comes from the coding sequence ATGAGCACGTGGACGACACCGTCCCCGGTGGAGCTGGCGCTGACCAGGTCTTTCGACGCGCCGCAGGAACTGGTGTTCGCCGCGTTCACCGATCCGGCGCGCGTCGTGAACTGGCTGCTCGGACCGGAGGGCTGGACCATGCCGGTGTGCGAGATCGACCTGCGGCAGGGCGGCCGGTGGCACATGGAGTGGCGGCGGGCGGACGGATCGGAGTTGTCGACCGACGGCGAGTACCTGGAGGTGACGCCGTGCTCGCGGACGCAGCAGACCGAGTCGTGGGGCGGCGACTGGGCGCGGACGGTGAACACGACCGAGTTCGTCGCGGACGGGGCGTCGCGCACGACCGTCGTGCGGACGATGTGGTTCCCGTCGCGCGAGGCGCGCGATCGTGCCCTGGGCGCCGGGATGGACGACGGCGCGACCGCGAGCTACGACCGCCTGGAGGCGTACCTGAAGACGCTCTAG
- a CDS encoding 5-(carboxyamino)imidazole ribonucleotide synthase → MDSRTRLPVVGMIGGGQLARMTHQAAIPLGQSLRVLAETDSDPAALVARDVEYGKHTDLDALRAFAKSCDVITFDHEHVPQEHLRELVAGGVKVHPGPDALVHAQDKLVMRVRLAELGLPVPPFAEVKSEADAVAFGAEHGWPCVLKAIRGGYDGRGVWMLNTPQSAHRVVAELLEAGTPLMVEQCVPMRRELAALVARSPFGQGAAWPVVQTVQQDGICVEVLAPAPDVDGEEAQELALRIAHELGVVGLLAVELFETDGGLVINELAMRPHNSGHWTIEGARTSQFEQHVRAVLDYPLGSTDLAAPAVVMANVLGAAEPPAMGPDERLHHLFARFPDVHVHLYGKAERPGRKIGHVTMLGERPADVRERARLAAHWLSTGVWQDGYDIHGGQR, encoded by the coding sequence GTGGACTCCCGAACTCGCCTGCCCGTCGTCGGCATGATCGGCGGCGGCCAGCTCGCCCGCATGACGCACCAGGCCGCCATCCCGCTCGGCCAGTCGCTGCGAGTCCTCGCCGAGACCGACTCCGACCCGGCCGCGCTCGTGGCCCGCGACGTCGAGTACGGCAAGCACACGGACCTCGACGCGTTGCGCGCGTTCGCCAAGTCGTGCGACGTGATCACGTTCGACCACGAGCACGTGCCGCAGGAACACCTGCGCGAACTGGTGGCCGGCGGCGTGAAGGTCCACCCCGGCCCCGACGCGCTCGTGCACGCGCAGGACAAGCTCGTGATGCGGGTCCGGCTCGCGGAACTCGGGCTGCCCGTGCCGCCGTTCGCCGAGGTGAAGTCGGAGGCGGACGCGGTCGCGTTCGGTGCCGAGCACGGCTGGCCGTGCGTGCTCAAGGCCATCCGGGGCGGGTACGACGGGCGTGGCGTGTGGATGCTGAACACGCCGCAGAGCGCACATCGGGTCGTGGCCGAACTGCTCGAGGCCGGTACGCCGCTGATGGTCGAGCAGTGCGTGCCCATGCGCCGTGAGCTGGCCGCCCTGGTGGCGCGGTCGCCGTTCGGCCAGGGCGCCGCGTGGCCGGTCGTGCAGACCGTGCAGCAGGACGGGATCTGCGTGGAGGTGCTCGCGCCCGCGCCGGACGTGGACGGCGAGGAGGCGCAGGAACTCGCGCTGCGGATCGCGCACGAGCTGGGCGTCGTCGGCCTGCTCGCGGTCGAGCTGTTCGAGACCGACGGCGGGCTCGTGATCAACGAGCTGGCCATGCGCCCGCACAACTCGGGCCACTGGACCATCGAGGGCGCGCGCACGTCGCAGTTCGAGCAGCACGTCCGCGCGGTCCTGGACTACCCGCTGGGCTCCACGGACCTGGCCGCGCCCGCCGTCGTGATGGCCAACGTCCTGGGCGCCGCCGAGCCGCCCGCGATGGGGCCCGACGAGCGGCTGCACCACCTGTTCGCCCGGTTCCCCGACGTCCACGTGCACCTGTACGGGAAGGCGGAGCGGCCGGGGCGCAAGATCGGCCACGTGACGATGCTCGGCGAGCGGCCGGCCGACGTGCGCGAACGGGCGAGGCTCGCCGCGCACTGGCTGTCGACGGGCGTGTGGCAGGACGGGTACGACATCCACGGAGGACAGCGGTGA
- a CDS encoding GtrA family protein, producing the protein MSVARRLLGLLPEPLRFLVRKHRELIRFAVVGGTTFVIDNGVWYALKLTILQDKVVTAKFIAVLVAVIASYVLSREWSFHTRGGRERHHEAALFFLVSGLGIGVNLLPLVVSRHVLDLHAEIADFVSGSVIGMLLATAFKFWAMRRFVFPQADARPDTRTKVVPLVTKQRDVA; encoded by the coding sequence CTGTCCGTCGCGCGCCGGCTCCTGGGCCTGCTTCCCGAGCCGCTCCGGTTCCTGGTCCGCAAGCACCGCGAGCTGATCCGGTTCGCCGTGGTCGGCGGCACGACGTTCGTGATCGACAACGGCGTCTGGTACGCGCTCAAGCTCACGATCCTGCAGGACAAGGTGGTCACGGCGAAGTTCATCGCCGTGCTGGTCGCCGTGATCGCGTCGTACGTGCTCAGCCGCGAGTGGTCGTTCCACACCAGGGGCGGACGTGAGCGCCATCACGAGGCCGCCCTGTTCTTCCTGGTCAGCGGCCTGGGCATCGGCGTCAACCTGCTGCCGCTGGTGGTCTCGCGGCACGTGCTGGACCTGCATGCCGAGATCGCGGACTTCGTCAGCGGCTCGGTGATCGGCATGCTGCTCGCCACCGCCTTCAAGTTCTGGGCCATGCGCAGGTTCGTCTTCCCCCAGGCCGACGCCCGGCCCGACACCCGCACCAAGGTCGTCCCGCTGGTCACCAAGCAGCGCGACGTGGCCTGA
- a CDS encoding ATP-binding protein, giving the protein MTDEELAEIVGNLRALGSDVAEVEAKRAQTGLPRSVRETLSSFANTAGGVLILGLDESRGFFASGVADAAKTTADLGAMCSTEMEPPVRPLIRAHLFEGVTLVVAEIPEADPSLKPCYYKGAGATKGSYVRVGDGDRQLSAYEVQMLISSRGQPREDEQAVVGSSIDSLDPDAVRALAARLRQTRPYAFGDQSDEQVLRDIRALVVDASGAERASLAGLLTLGRYPQGSFPQLMLTFVHYPTEGGADDATGERFVDNVMVEGPIPVMVRETMAVIRRNMSRRAVVTGHGRSDVWEYPETALREAVVNALAHRDLSAPSLGTQVQVEMYPDRISIRNPGGLFGPVTLDTLGAEGISSSRNATLLKILEDVTVPGESRTVCENRGSGIRSMMAALRAAGMSAPRFVDRISSFTVEFPSHCLLGADAVEWIAGLGEQGLTDSQCMALALLRSGQVLDNGAYRAATGLDSRVATVELQDLVTRGLVEQTGTRRWARYRSAATPADRTSVDRPSAWGDRRGRILDALGGKTLSRAELSSATGLSDQTVLHWLRILRGEGVVEIVGPPRSRNARYRRTGRRV; this is encoded by the coding sequence ATGACGGACGAGGAACTCGCGGAGATCGTCGGGAACCTTCGCGCTTTGGGCAGTGACGTCGCGGAGGTCGAGGCCAAGCGCGCCCAGACCGGTCTGCCGCGCAGTGTCCGCGAGACACTCTCGTCGTTCGCCAACACCGCGGGTGGCGTGCTGATCCTCGGTCTGGACGAGAGCAGGGGCTTCTTCGCGTCGGGCGTGGCCGATGCCGCCAAGACCACGGCGGATCTGGGCGCCATGTGCTCGACGGAGATGGAGCCGCCGGTCCGGCCGCTGATCCGGGCGCACCTGTTCGAAGGCGTGACCCTTGTCGTCGCGGAGATCCCTGAGGCGGACCCGTCGCTCAAGCCCTGCTACTACAAGGGCGCGGGCGCGACCAAGGGCAGCTACGTGCGGGTCGGCGACGGTGACCGGCAGTTGTCCGCCTACGAAGTCCAGATGTTGATTTCCTCGCGTGGTCAACCGCGTGAGGACGAGCAGGCCGTCGTGGGCAGTTCGATCGATTCCCTCGACCCGGATGCGGTCCGGGCGCTCGCCGCCAGATTGCGGCAGACCCGCCCCTACGCCTTCGGAGACCAGTCCGACGAGCAGGTTCTTCGCGACATTCGGGCCCTCGTCGTCGACGCGAGCGGTGCGGAACGGGCTTCCCTCGCCGGACTGCTCACTCTCGGGCGGTATCCGCAGGGCTCCTTTCCCCAGCTCATGCTCACCTTCGTGCACTATCCGACCGAAGGGGGCGCGGACGACGCCACCGGCGAGCGCTTCGTCGACAACGTCATGGTCGAAGGTCCGATCCCGGTGATGGTGCGCGAGACCATGGCGGTGATCCGGCGGAACATGTCGCGTCGAGCCGTCGTGACGGGACACGGCCGCAGCGACGTCTGGGAGTACCCCGAGACCGCCTTGCGCGAAGCGGTGGTCAACGCCTTGGCGCACCGGGACCTCTCGGCTCCGTCACTGGGCACCCAGGTCCAGGTCGAAATGTACCCGGACCGGATTTCCATCCGGAACCCCGGCGGGCTGTTCGGCCCCGTCACCCTGGACACGTTGGGCGCCGAAGGGATCTCGTCCTCGCGCAACGCCACTTTGCTCAAGATCCTCGAAGACGTCACCGTGCCCGGCGAGTCCCGGACCGTGTGCGAGAACCGGGGCTCGGGAATCCGGTCCATGATGGCGGCGTTGCGGGCGGCGGGGATGAGCGCGCCCAGGTTCGTGGACCGCATCTCGTCCTTCACCGTCGAGTTCCCCAGCCACTGCCTGCTCGGCGCCGACGCGGTCGAGTGGATCGCCGGCCTGGGCGAGCAAGGGTTGACCGACAGCCAGTGCATGGCCTTGGCACTGCTGCGTTCGGGGCAGGTGCTGGACAACGGCGCGTACCGGGCCGCGACCGGTCTCGATTCGCGGGTGGCGACGGTCGAACTCCAGGATCTGGTCACCCGAGGCCTGGTCGAGCAGACCGGGACCCGGAGGTGGGCGCGGTACCGGTCGGCGGCGACGCCCGCGGACCGGACCTCCGTCGACCGGCCTTCCGCGTGGGGTGACCGGCGCGGTCGGATCCTGGACGCTCTCGGCGGGAAGACGTTGTCGCGCGCCGAGCTGTCCTCCGCGACGGGTCTGTCCGACCAGACCGTCCTGCACTGGCTGAGAATCCTGCGTGGCGAGGGCGTCGTCGAGATCGTCGGTCCACCGCGCAGCAGGAACGCGAGGTACCGCCGGACGGGCCGCCGGGTCTGA
- a CDS encoding sigma-70 family RNA polymerase sigma factor, translating into MATVPADVPGPSDAELIESVRGGAIDAYGQLYERHVGSAHNLARQLARSKAESDDLVSEAFAKVLDALRTGRGPESAFRAYLLTTLRNNAYDKARRDRKVELSEDVAETAPEATSVPFKDTAIADLDKSLAARAFQRLPERWQAVLWHTEIEGQSPAEIAPLLGLTANAVSALAYRAREGLKQEYLQVHLAEAGAERCRATTARLGAWTRGGLSKRETTQVEAHLDECVRCRALAAELADVNGALRAVIAPLVLGAGAAAYMAAAAGSAKAAAVAAGTTAAGTAGSSGTGWGSGGSGTGGSGSAGSGSGSAGSGSAGSGSAGSAGSGSAGSAGSGSAGTAGSAGSAGSVGSGSAGTGSAGSGSFGSMGTSGSAGGAGSAGAGGAAGGAGTGAGAAGGSGAAAAETTGSLSAVGAGPAAGAGGGGGSGGVLNVVTSVPRQLLVTAASVVVLVVAVTIGLAAGGDGGQIPAAQTQPVSPTGSGPTGGARETMPPAVTESSPSSTTPAPTTTPAPTAQGAPPGGPTTTQPQPTQNQPRPTGTTDPVPTGTTGPLPTETSRTEPTSTTTQQPTTTSPPTTTTPPPTTTPPPKPAEFVTTVPSGFTLYRYAQPTGFEITVRNVGETTSVPATAALVLPPGVSAHAIPDLAAADEWVSCPANAENTVSCTSYNGIAPGDSATFHFLLAAGEGARQSDVITGSVEAGGATPVAISVGIEVSDAEFDVELQVSDPRPEDRERRLDIVVTNTGGRTGPLHLTIQSGDALLLTLTPGCDKGEGAITCQADLEPGSSYRTAVWAVPRERPNAVVLVSAVLGTASRTVEVVLERPTPEEPRDPEPTDPRTPPGTPTPTRTEPTKPPTRTLTPEPTFPDPTATVEPTKPTVPTDKPTTTPPPTTSVPSSPQPTTPPQEPRCDTGGGLLDDILDGLFGEDPCPTPS; encoded by the coding sequence GTGGCGACCGTTCCTGCCGACGTCCCGGGACCGAGTGACGCGGAACTCATCGAGTCCGTACGCGGCGGGGCGATCGACGCCTACGGGCAGCTCTACGAACGGCACGTCGGCTCGGCCCACAACCTCGCCCGACAACTCGCCCGGTCCAAGGCCGAGTCCGACGACCTCGTGTCCGAGGCGTTCGCCAAGGTGCTCGACGCGTTGCGCACCGGTCGCGGGCCGGAATCCGCGTTCCGCGCGTACCTGCTGACGACGTTGCGCAACAACGCCTACGACAAGGCCCGCCGCGACCGGAAGGTCGAACTGTCCGAGGACGTCGCCGAGACCGCGCCCGAGGCGACCAGCGTGCCGTTCAAGGACACGGCCATCGCCGACCTGGACAAGTCCCTGGCCGCACGGGCTTTCCAGCGGCTGCCCGAACGTTGGCAGGCGGTGCTGTGGCACACCGAGATCGAGGGGCAGTCGCCCGCCGAGATCGCCCCGCTGCTGGGGTTGACCGCGAACGCGGTGTCGGCGTTGGCCTACCGCGCGCGCGAAGGGCTCAAGCAGGAGTACCTCCAGGTCCACCTCGCCGAGGCGGGCGCCGAACGGTGCCGCGCCACCACCGCCCGGCTGGGCGCGTGGACGCGGGGCGGCCTGTCGAAGCGCGAGACCACGCAGGTCGAGGCGCACTTGGACGAGTGCGTGCGCTGCCGTGCGCTGGCCGCCGAGCTGGCCGACGTGAACGGTGCGTTGCGGGCCGTCATCGCGCCGCTGGTGCTCGGTGCGGGTGCCGCCGCGTACATGGCCGCCGCGGCGGGCAGTGCGAAGGCGGCTGCCGTGGCGGCGGGGACGACCGCCGCCGGGACGGCCGGTTCGAGCGGGACCGGCTGGGGTTCGGGTGGTTCGGGCACGGGCGGTTCGGGATCGGCGGGCTCCGGGTCCGGGTCGGCGGGGTCCGGGTCGGCGGGCAGCGGCTCGGCCGGGTCCGCGGGCTCGGGGTCTGCCGGGTCCGCGGGTTCAGGATCGGCGGGGACCGCCGGCTCGGCCGGGTCCGCGGGTTCGGTCGGTTCGGGATCGGCGGGCACGGGGTCGGCCGGGTCCGGATCGTTCGGCAGCATGGGAACTTCCGGGTCCGCCGGAGGCGCGGGATCGGCAGGCGCGGGCGGTGCGGCAGGCGGCGCCGGAACCGGTGCCGGAGCGGCGGGCGGTTCGGGGGCGGCTGCCGCCGAGACCACCGGGTCGTTGAGCGCGGTCGGCGCGGGTCCGGCCGCCGGTGCCGGTGGAGGTGGCGGGTCCGGTGGCGTGCTGAACGTCGTCACGTCCGTACCCCGCCAGTTGCTCGTCACAGCGGCATCCGTGGTCGTCCTGGTCGTCGCGGTCACGATCGGTCTCGCGGCGGGCGGTGACGGCGGGCAGATCCCGGCCGCCCAGACGCAGCCGGTCTCCCCGACGGGTTCCGGTCCGACCGGCGGTGCGCGCGAAACGATGCCGCCGGCGGTCACCGAGTCCTCGCCGTCGAGCACCACACCGGCGCCCACCACCACACCGGCGCCGACGGCCCAAGGCGCACCTCCCGGCGGTCCGACCACGACGCAGCCGCAACCCACTCAAAACCAGCCTCGACCCACCGGGACCACCGACCCCGTGCCCACCGGGACCACGGGGCCTCTGCCCACCGAGACCAGCCGGACCGAGCCCACGTCGACCACTACCCAGCAGCCGACCACCACGTCCCCTCCGACCACCACGACACCGCCGCCGACCACCACCCCGCCGCCCAAGCCGGCCGAGTTCGTGACCACGGTGCCCAGTGGGTTCACGCTCTACCGGTACGCCCAGCCCACCGGCTTCGAGATCACGGTCCGCAACGTCGGCGAGACGACTTCGGTCCCGGCCACCGCCGCCCTCGTCCTGCCACCCGGCGTCTCCGCGCACGCCATCCCCGACCTGGCGGCGGCCGACGAGTGGGTCTCCTGTCCCGCCAACGCGGAAAACACCGTTTCCTGCACGTCCTACAACGGCATCGCACCGGGTGACAGCGCCACGTTCCACTTCCTGCTCGCGGCCGGAGAAGGTGCCCGGCAGTCCGACGTGATCACGGGTTCGGTCGAGGCCGGCGGTGCCACGCCGGTGGCGATCTCGGTCGGGATCGAGGTCTCGGACGCGGAGTTCGACGTGGAACTCCAGGTCAGCGACCCCCGCCCGGAAGACCGCGAGCGACGCCTGGACATCGTGGTCACCAACACCGGCGGACGCACCGGCCCCCTGCACCTGACGATCCAGTCCGGCGACGCCCTGCTCCTGACCCTCACCCCGGGCTGCGACAAGGGGGAAGGCGCCATCACCTGCCAGGCCGACCTGGAACCCGGTTCCAGCTACCGGACGGCCGTGTGGGCGGTGCCGCGGGAACGCCCGAACGCGGTCGTCCTCGTCTCGGCCGTCCTGGGCACCGCGAGCAGGACGGTGGAGGTCGTCCTGGAACGGCCGACGCCCGAGGAGCCTCGGGACCCCGAACCGACCGACCCGAGGACGCCACCGGGCACCCCGACGCCGACCCGGACGGAACCGACCAAACCGCCCACGCGGACCCTGACCCCGGAGCCGACCTTCCCGGATCCGACGGCCACGGTCGAGCCGACGAAGCCCACCGTGCCGACCGACAAACCGACGACGACACCCCCGCCGACCACGTCGGTACCGTCGTCGCCACAGCCGACCACCCCGCCGCAGGAGCCCCGGTGCGACACCGGCGGCGGGCTGCTCGACGACATCCTCGACGGCCTGTTCGGGGAGGACCCCTGCCCCACGCCCTCGTGA
- a CDS encoding GGDEF domain-containing protein, which produces MGVREAVARRSGADRARALRTKWRAASLAAGWVYPADWHLEEVDEVCAAVLADGDPGGALYRLGGARAEAGAGLAETLLDLAALQGVLADGESDVDAVPARLLHATALGWGDVLSRQAADRSSDNPLTGLATGAYLRTRLREVYAEARAGGSLDHVLVLVGLDLTRTSGWSRVVAMTLLADALRTVFDSGETIATVNRSLAAVLLRRDVHLARRLANLKVVIESRLKVDPHVAPTGPAQVWLESLPDTWEEATELLDGFTA; this is translated from the coding sequence GTGGGTGTGCGGGAAGCGGTGGCACGGCGTTCCGGCGCCGACCGGGCGCGGGCGCTGAGGACGAAATGGCGCGCGGCGTCGCTGGCGGCGGGCTGGGTGTACCCGGCCGACTGGCACCTGGAGGAGGTGGACGAGGTCTGCGCGGCGGTGCTGGCCGACGGCGACCCCGGCGGTGCGCTGTACCGGTTGGGCGGCGCACGGGCCGAGGCGGGTGCGGGACTGGCCGAGACGTTGCTGGACCTGGCCGCGTTGCAGGGCGTGCTGGCCGACGGCGAGTCGGACGTGGACGCGGTGCCCGCGCGGCTGCTGCACGCGACCGCGCTGGGCTGGGGCGACGTGCTGAGCAGACAGGCCGCGGACCGGTCGAGCGACAACCCGCTGACCGGTCTGGCGACCGGGGCCTACCTGCGGACCCGGCTGCGCGAGGTGTACGCGGAGGCCCGCGCGGGCGGGTCGCTCGACCACGTGCTCGTGTTGGTGGGGCTGGACCTGACGCGCACGTCGGGCTGGTCGCGGGTGGTGGCGATGACGTTGCTGGCGGACGCGTTGCGGACGGTGTTCGACAGCGGCGAGACGATCGCGACCGTCAACCGCTCGCTGGCCGCCGTGCTGCTGCGCCGGGACGTCCACCTGGCCCGCCGGCTGGCGAACCTCAAGGTCGTGATCGAGAGCCGGCTCAAGGTCGATCCGCACGTGGCGCCGACGGGTCCCGCGCAGGTGTGGCTGGAGTCGTTGCCGGACACGTGGGAGGAGGCCACGGAACTGCTCGACGGTTTCACGGCTTGA
- the purE gene encoding 5-(carboxyamino)imidazole ribonucleotide mutase — protein MTQVGVIMGSDSDWPVMKAAAEALAEFDVACEVGVYSAHRTPQRMLDYATSAADRGLKVIIAGAGGAAHLPGMVASATVLPVIGVPVPLKYLDGLDSLLSIVQMPAGVPVATVSVGGARNAGLLAVRMLAASDEGLRKRMAEFQASLEELVLAKDEALRLRTTE, from the coding sequence GTGACACAGGTCGGCGTGATCATGGGCAGCGACTCGGACTGGCCGGTGATGAAGGCCGCGGCCGAGGCGTTGGCCGAGTTCGACGTCGCCTGCGAGGTGGGCGTGTACTCCGCGCACCGGACGCCGCAGCGGATGCTGGACTACGCGACGTCGGCGGCCGACCGCGGGCTGAAGGTGATCATCGCGGGCGCGGGCGGCGCGGCGCACCTGCCGGGCATGGTGGCGTCGGCGACCGTGCTGCCGGTGATCGGCGTGCCGGTGCCGTTGAAGTACCTCGACGGCCTGGACTCGCTGCTGTCGATCGTGCAGATGCCGGCGGGCGTGCCCGTGGCGACGGTGTCGGTGGGCGGTGCGCGCAACGCGGGGCTGCTGGCCGTGCGGATGCTCGCCGCGTCCGACGAGGGGCTGCGCAAGCGGATGGCCGAGTTCCAGGCGTCGCTCGAGGAGTTGGTCCTGGCGAAGGACGAGGCGCTTCGGCTGCGGACAACGGAGTGA
- a CDS encoding ABC transporter ATP-binding protein: MAVVDTASAVRARDLGKRYRAKWALRECTFDLPKGRVAALVGANGAGKTTLMSVLSDLLVADEGSALVDGRVAFVAQEKPVYRHFSAADMLRLGAHLNTVWDQERAERWLERFEIPLDKACGKLSGGQQAQVAFALAIGSRPAVLMLDEPLANLDPLARREVTAELLSEVDETGMTVLLSTHVVSELGGVADYLLLLAHGRLLAGGDVDDLLTGHATFVGPRSDAPPVPGTVVEARHNGGQSTFLMSLPEDGPRPRAGAGWVEHPVNLEEYVLAHLGANRKGIGA, from the coding sequence ATGGCCGTGGTCGACACCGCGTCGGCGGTGCGCGCGCGGGACCTTGGCAAGCGCTACCGCGCCAAGTGGGCGTTGCGCGAGTGCACGTTCGACCTGCCCAAGGGGCGGGTCGCGGCGCTCGTCGGCGCCAACGGCGCGGGCAAGACGACGTTGATGAGCGTGCTGTCGGACCTGCTGGTGGCGGACGAGGGCAGCGCTCTGGTCGACGGCCGGGTGGCGTTCGTGGCCCAGGAGAAGCCGGTGTACCGGCACTTCAGCGCGGCCGACATGCTGCGATTGGGCGCGCACCTGAACACGGTGTGGGACCAGGAGCGCGCCGAGCGGTGGCTGGAGCGGTTCGAGATCCCGCTGGACAAGGCGTGCGGGAAGCTCTCCGGCGGTCAGCAGGCGCAGGTGGCGTTCGCGCTGGCGATCGGGTCCCGGCCGGCCGTGCTCATGCTGGACGAACCGCTGGCGAACCTGGACCCGTTGGCCCGCCGCGAGGTCACCGCCGAACTTCTGTCCGAAGTGGACGAAACCGGGATGACCGTGCTGCTGTCCACGCACGTCGTCTCCGAACTCGGCGGCGTCGCGGACTACCTGCTGCTGCTCGCGCACGGCCGCTTGCTCGCCGGCGGCGACGTCGACGACCTGCTCACCGGGCACGCCACGTTCGTCGGCCCGAGGTCGGACGCGCCGCCCGTGCCCGGCACGGTCGTGGAGGCCCGGCACAACGGCGGCCAGTCGACGTTCCTGATGTCCCTGCCCGAGGACGGCCCGCGCCCGCGGGCGGGAGCCGGCTGGGTCGAACACCCGGTGAACCTGGAGGAGTACGTGCTCGCCCACCTCGGCGCGAACCGGAAGGGGATCGGGGCATGA